The Sulfurospirillum halorespirans DSM 13726 genome has a window encoding:
- a CDS encoding PAS domain S-box protein has protein sequence MIETISFTKRYITALSIIALLSILAYYNLNHLISSQSNDGKIINISSKQGMLSQQIALYAIYYKTENLRTNIILMEESHNLLISFPMSKELKKIYFEEPFFLDKNVRTYLYHAKRFEENRDGRSLTYILQNSQKLLDNLDLATSIYVATTESNTIKLKNVEFFIFIFTLVTLFFEAIFIFKPATKRITEVTKELIKQHDYANTIIESNTNAIVTLDATLKIQTYNHMAEKIFGYTKEEIIGEPFFQKIILKESLPVEQEGILNFKKILEIENKEEVREIKAINKKGHTFPIRISFGISGEEKNMLIISMQDISKEILKDKIMIQQAKFAALGEMIAIIAHQWRQPLAQLSFNCMYIKKKLTDPELMEETAKNEEIIQFMSETITNFENFYKHVDNTIFNPTISINQTLLLLESSLKLYQIKLIQKFDSKMKIFGNSNSLSQVILSILQNTIDIIKISEIEDPFIHITLEDSDKFVVLKIADNAGGIQTPLINDIFKPFHSNKNKLSTGIGLYMSKLIIENQFHGIITAKNINNGAQFSILLPSCCDNM, from the coding sequence ATGATTGAAACTATCAGCTTCACGAAACGATATATTACTGCACTTTCTATCATAGCACTGCTTTCTATTTTAGCGTATTACAATCTAAATCACCTTATTAGTAGCCAATCTAATGATGGAAAAATAATTAATATCAGTAGTAAACAAGGAATGCTTTCTCAACAAATTGCTCTGTATGCCATCTATTATAAAACAGAAAATTTACGAACCAATATTATCCTCATGGAAGAATCTCATAATTTACTTATTTCTTTTCCTATGTCAAAAGAATTGAAAAAAATTTATTTTGAGGAACCTTTTTTCTTAGATAAAAATGTTAGAACATATTTATACCATGCAAAACGCTTTGAAGAAAATAGAGATGGAAGAAGTCTAACGTATATATTGCAAAACTCTCAAAAACTTTTAGACAATTTGGATCTTGCCACTTCAATCTATGTTGCAACAACTGAATCCAATACTATAAAACTAAAAAATGTTGAATTTTTTATTTTCATTTTCACCCTTGTAACACTTTTTTTTGAAGCGATATTTATTTTTAAACCTGCTACAAAAAGAATTACAGAAGTGACAAAAGAACTTATTAAACAACATGATTATGCCAACACAATTATTGAGTCTAATACCAATGCTATTGTAACGCTTGATGCAACACTTAAGATCCAAACATACAACCATATGGCAGAAAAGATATTTGGCTATACAAAAGAAGAAATTATCGGAGAACCTTTCTTCCAAAAAATAATTTTGAAAGAGTCGCTTCCCGTAGAACAAGAAGGTATTTTAAATTTTAAAAAAATTTTAGAGATTGAAAATAAAGAAGAAGTGCGAGAGATTAAAGCTATCAATAAAAAAGGGCACACATTTCCTATTCGAATTTCGTTTGGTATTAGTGGAGAAGAAAAGAATATGCTCATCATCAGTATGCAGGATATTTCCAAAGAAATTCTTAAAGATAAAATTATGATCCAACAAGCTAAATTTGCAGCTCTGGGAGAGATGATTGCCATTATTGCACATCAATGGAGACAACCACTTGCGCAACTTAGTTTTAATTGTATGTATATTAAGAAAAAACTCACAGATCCAGAACTTATGGAGGAGACTGCAAAAAATGAAGAAATTATTCAATTTATGTCAGAAACTATCACAAATTTTGAAAATTTTTATAAACATGTTGATAACACTATTTTTAATCCTACCATATCAATCAATCAAACACTTCTGCTCCTTGAATCTTCGCTAAAGCTCTATCAAATCAAGCTTATTCAAAAATTTGACTCAAAAATGAAGATTTTTGGTAATTCCAACAGCTTATCACAAGTTATTTTATCAATTCTACAAAACACGATTGATATTATTAAAATTTCTGAGATAGAAGATCCCTTTATTCATATAACACTTGAAGACTCAGATAAATTTGTTGTTTTAAAAATAGCAGATAACGCTGGAGGCATTCAAACACCTTTGATTAATGATATATTCAAGCCTTTTCATAGTAATAAGAATAAACTATCAACAGGTATTGGGCTTTATATGTCAAAATTAATTATAGAAAATCAATTTCATGGAATAATAACTGCTAAAAACATTAATAATGGTGCACAATTCAGTATATTACTGCCTTCTTGCTGCGATAATATGTAA
- a CDS encoding response regulator transcription factor — MLDKYEFILKNSSLLLAEDEKNLRDSFAKVLLLYVDKVYTASDGEEALMLYNEHHPDIVITDVKMPKLNGLELIKCIRKDNPHIPIIVTSAYTDKDFLLESIKLSLVDYIVKPIKEGDLTRLLESSASILLEKSKTIVKINTTSFYDYTNKTFLQDNIAITLTQKEIEFIEILLAHKGNLVTRQILEDKLYIYEEAPPSALKNLVFKLRKKIANDVIKTIGNLGYAIKD, encoded by the coding sequence TTGTTAGACAAATATGAATTTATTTTAAAAAATAGTTCGTTATTACTTGCTGAGGATGAAAAAAATCTTAGAGATAGTTTTGCAAAAGTTCTATTGTTGTATGTAGACAAAGTTTATACAGCTTCTGATGGAGAAGAAGCCTTAATGCTTTATAATGAGCATCATCCAGATATCGTTATTACCGATGTAAAAATGCCGAAATTAAATGGGCTTGAACTCATTAAATGTATTCGAAAAGACAATCCCCATATTCCAATTATTGTTACAAGTGCGTATACTGATAAAGATTTTCTATTAGAATCCATCAAACTTTCATTAGTGGATTACATTGTAAAGCCGATTAAAGAAGGGGATCTGACAAGACTCTTAGAAAGCAGTGCAAGTATTTTACTTGAAAAATCAAAAACTATTGTCAAAATTAATACTACTAGCTTTTATGACTATACCAACAAAACTTTTTTACAAGATAATATTGCTATTACATTAACACAAAAAGAAATTGAATTTATTGAAATACTATTGGCGCATAAAGGCAATTTAGTCACAAGGCAAATCCTCGAAGACAAGCTTTATATTTATGAAGAAGCTCCTCCCTCAGCTCTTAAAAATCTCGTTTTTAAATTACGCAAAAAAATAGCAAATGATGTTATTAAAACTATTGGCAACCTAGGGTATGCTATTAAAGATTAA
- a CDS encoding c-type cytochrome produces MKKVVCLLISVAAVSLMAADGEAIYKSKCFSCHGEKASKPALNKSQIIAGWDASKTIASINGYKNGEGGAMKGIMKPIAAALSEDDLKAVATVIASYK; encoded by the coding sequence ATGAAAAAAGTAGTTTGTCTGCTTATATCGGTGGCTGCTGTATCTCTTATGGCAGCTGATGGAGAAGCAATATACAAAAGTAAATGTTTTTCCTGCCATGGAGAGAAGGCTTCAAAACCTGCATTAAACAAATCTCAAATCATTGCTGGTTGGGATGCATCTAAAACCATAGCTTCTATTAATGGATATAAAAATGGTGAAGGTGGTGCTATGAAAGGCATTATGAAACCCATTGCAGCAGCATTAAGCGAAGATGATTTAAAAGCAGTGGCAACTGTAATTGCTTCTTATAAATAA